A genomic segment from Chitinophaga niabensis encodes:
- a CDS encoding SusC/RagA family TonB-linked outer membrane protein, whose translation MKMFYRPNWLLLLCTLLSGVSMFTQAQVRMQVTGTVRTDEGELLPNASVVALNEKTKYSAGVITDSNGVFRFSGLPQDGKYLLSVSYMGFETQQFSNVQLKPGATLTYSVRLVKTVSALNDIVVIGYGTARKKDVVGAFNVISVKEAGAVNATNPSQLLIGKAAGVQVLQSSGAAGADAQIIIRGTGSFTDINPLYVIDGIQGTKNLFNTINPQDIESITVLKDASSTAIYGSAAANGVVIITTKKGKAGPPRVSFTSQWGIAKAWKQLDLLNAAQYVDALKDLAATKNAVLPAKFNTPAVLKDSTDWQDAIFRNALVSENDLNISGGGEKVNYSISATYINQQAILTDATNKRFQARVGLEETLGRFRFTQNLIFRQYVGNGNYANIINAIQYAPYKPVLDPSIQGGYSILSNIDDYSNASNPLQDIAMRSQTSKSLAFFPQLSAEVRIIDGLKFRSQFAAEVNSSRSNSYQKQYQSSNFLNQARQSTLVFSENAYYMLENYLSYDKVLGNHQFSLIAGQSYIDPGQTNGSGIRGTGQPNDNITNVTVASSQAVTSGYSNYARPSLISYYGRLNYTFDDKYILSASYRRDGASNFGANNRFGNFAAGGLSWRFSEEGFIKKALPVLSDGKLSVSWGQTGNNNIPNFLNTARTYQGTPAGALVYSFGSTETFVSGTTITTVSNPDLKWEKTNQTDIGIDLVFLNNRLTVEADWYDRKSTGLLVTTMLPASIGVSPTGAQPRKTVNAADARNKGFELTIGYKDKINNNFSFNVSVNGSVNHNEVLSLGDQFSAPIQAGAFTPVPATTYTAAGYAIGSFYGYRLDHVAKDAAEVAALDEAAAKKTGRPNAKYQDGLLPGDFIYKDIDGDGVVTAKDQEILGNAIPKYIYGINAGITYKNFDLNLVLSGISGLKLLNGLKLNTSAMATGHNASTELLNRWRKPGDVAALPRLGQNTTGNGNLRPSDWWLEDGSYLRLRNITIGYSAPSTMLSNITKGTVKSLRIYVAAQNLVTLTNYTGYDPEVVGDYIFARGIDLGQVPQPRTLLAGIQLGF comes from the coding sequence ATGAAGATGTTCTATCGACCAAATTGGCTCCTGCTGCTATGCACATTGCTATCAGGTGTTTCCATGTTCACACAGGCACAAGTCCGCATGCAGGTAACCGGCACCGTCCGTACAGATGAGGGGGAGCTCCTGCCCAATGCCTCCGTTGTGGCGCTGAATGAAAAAACAAAATATTCTGCCGGTGTTATTACAGACAGCAACGGCGTATTCCGTTTTTCCGGGTTACCACAGGATGGCAAATATTTACTCAGTGTTTCTTACATGGGCTTTGAAACACAACAGTTCAGCAATGTTCAGCTTAAACCGGGCGCCACATTAACGTACTCTGTACGCCTCGTGAAAACGGTATCTGCCCTGAACGACATTGTGGTGATCGGTTACGGCACTGCCCGGAAAAAAGATGTAGTCGGCGCTTTCAATGTGATATCGGTGAAAGAAGCCGGTGCAGTAAATGCCACCAATCCTTCTCAATTGCTCATCGGTAAAGCTGCCGGTGTACAGGTGCTGCAAAGCAGCGGCGCAGCAGGTGCAGATGCACAGATCATCATCCGCGGTACCGGTAGCTTTACTGACATCAATCCGCTGTATGTGATAGATGGTATCCAGGGCACCAAAAACCTTTTTAATACCATCAATCCCCAGGATATAGAAAGCATAACGGTTCTCAAGGATGCTTCTTCCACTGCTATCTACGGCTCCGCCGCCGCCAATGGTGTGGTGATCATCACCACCAAAAAAGGAAAGGCCGGCCCGCCCCGTGTTAGCTTTACTTCACAATGGGGCATAGCTAAAGCCTGGAAGCAACTGGACCTGCTGAATGCAGCGCAGTATGTGGATGCGTTGAAAGACCTGGCCGCCACCAAAAATGCCGTGCTGCCCGCCAAATTTAATACCCCCGCCGTATTAAAGGACAGCACTGACTGGCAGGATGCTATTTTCCGCAATGCCCTTGTATCTGAAAACGATCTGAACATCAGCGGCGGTGGTGAAAAAGTGAACTACTCCATCTCTGCCACCTATATCAATCAACAGGCCATCTTAACCGATGCTACCAACAAAAGGTTCCAGGCGCGTGTGGGCCTTGAAGAAACCCTGGGCCGCTTCCGGTTTACGCAAAACCTGATATTCAGGCAGTATGTGGGCAATGGTAACTATGCCAATATCATCAATGCTATTCAGTACGCACCCTATAAACCAGTTTTGGATCCGTCTATACAGGGAGGATATTCAATCCTCTCCAACATAGACGACTATAGCAATGCCAGCAATCCCCTGCAGGATATTGCCATGAGGAGCCAAACAAGCAAATCGCTGGCCTTTTTCCCACAGCTGTCTGCTGAAGTGCGGATCATAGATGGACTGAAATTCCGTTCACAGTTTGCCGCAGAAGTGAATTCCAGCCGGAGCAACAGTTACCAGAAACAATACCAGTCCTCCAACTTCCTGAACCAGGCCCGCCAATCCACGCTCGTTTTTTCGGAGAACGCTTATTACATGCTGGAAAACTATTTGTCTTACGACAAAGTATTGGGCAATCACCAGTTCTCTTTGATCGCAGGGCAAAGCTATATAGATCCCGGGCAAACCAACGGTTCCGGCATCAGGGGTACCGGTCAGCCGAACGATAATATTACCAATGTTACGGTAGCTTCTTCCCAGGCTGTTACCAGCGGTTATTCCAACTATGCCCGTCCTTCCCTGATCTCTTATTATGGCCGGCTCAACTATACCTTTGATGATAAATACATCCTGTCTGCCAGCTATCGCAGGGATGGTGCTTCCAACTTCGGCGCTAATAACCGCTTTGGTAATTTTGCCGCAGGAGGTTTATCATGGCGCTTTTCAGAAGAAGGGTTTATCAAAAAAGCACTCCCTGTACTGAGCGATGGAAAGCTGAGTGTAAGCTGGGGGCAAACCGGTAACAACAATATTCCCAACTTCCTGAACACCGCCAGAACATACCAGGGTACACCTGCAGGCGCACTCGTATATTCCTTTGGCAGCACGGAAACATTTGTATCCGGTACTACGATCACTACTGTAAGCAATCCTGATCTGAAATGGGAGAAGACCAACCAGACAGATATAGGCATCGACCTGGTATTTCTAAATAACCGCCTCACGGTAGAAGCCGATTGGTATGACCGTAAAAGTACCGGGCTGCTGGTTACCACCATGCTGCCCGCCAGTATTGGTGTGAGCCCCACCGGCGCGCAACCAAGGAAAACGGTCAATGCTGCAGATGCACGAAATAAAGGCTTTGAACTCACCATTGGTTATAAGGATAAGATCAACAATAATTTCAGCTTTAACGTAAGTGTAAACGGATCTGTCAACCACAACGAAGTACTGTCTTTAGGAGACCAGTTTTCCGCGCCTATACAGGCAGGTGCCTTCACCCCTGTGCCGGCTACTACCTATACTGCTGCCGGTTATGCTATTGGTTCCTTTTATGGCTATCGCTTAGATCATGTAGCTAAAGATGCAGCAGAAGTAGCAGCGCTTGATGAGGCAGCCGCAAAGAAAACAGGCAGGCCTAATGCTAAATACCAGGATGGACTATTACCGGGAGACTTTATCTATAAAGACATTGACGGTGATGGTGTAGTAACTGCAAAGGACCAGGAAATATTAGGCAATGCTATTCCAAAATATATCTATGGCATCAATGCCGGTATAACATATAAGAACTTTGACCTCAACCTGGTGTTATCCGGTATCAGCGGATTGAAACTCCTCAACGGCTTAAAATTAAATACCAGTGCTATGGCCACCGGTCATAATGCATCTACCGAGCTCCTTAACAGGTGGCGCAAACCCGGTGATGTAGCGGCTTTACCCAGGCTGGGCCAGAATACCACCGGCAACGGTAACCTCCGCCCATCAGATTGGTGGCTGGAAGATGGCAGTTACCTGCGTTTGAGGAACATTACCATTGGCTACAGCGCTCCCTCAACCATGTTAAGCAATATCACCAAAGGCACTGTTAAATCACTCCGCATTTATGTGGCTGCGCAAAACCTGGTCACCCTCACTAATTATACCGGGTACGATCCGGAAGTAGTAGGTGACTACATTTTTGCGCGTGGTATTGACCTGGGCCAGGTGCCGCAGCCAAGAACACTCCTGGCAGGTATTCAATTAGGGTTTTAA
- a CDS encoding sigma-70 family RNA polymerase sigma factor has protein sequence MNTIAALKQGNLLVFNELYYSWHQRIYYFILRKTKSSFIAEEVTQLTFIKFWNYRESLSDNLDAHLQLFRIARTTLIDFLRKETVYKEKVIHIIDRYTLPSEELWGKLAEKELQHKLAHALEEMPPMRRKVFEMSRFKGMSHQQIAQELSLSSRTVEAHIFQAIKQIKHYFGLLLPLLAWLFPF, from the coding sequence GTGAATACTATAGCTGCTTTGAAACAAGGTAACCTTTTGGTATTTAATGAATTATACTATTCCTGGCACCAAAGGATCTACTATTTCATTCTTCGGAAAACAAAGTCTTCTTTCATCGCAGAGGAGGTGACACAACTTACCTTCATCAAGTTCTGGAACTACCGGGAAAGCCTGTCAGACAATCTTGATGCACATCTGCAGCTCTTCCGGATTGCCCGTACCACCCTGATCGATTTCCTCCGTAAGGAAACCGTATATAAAGAAAAGGTGATCCACATCATAGACCGGTACACGCTGCCATCAGAAGAACTCTGGGGCAAACTGGCCGAAAAGGAGTTACAGCACAAACTCGCCCATGCCCTGGAAGAAATGCCCCCCATGCGCCGTAAGGTGTTTGAAATGAGCCGCTTTAAAGGTATGAGCCACCAACAGATCGCGCAGGAGCTTTCCCTATCGTCCAGAACAGTAGAAGCACATATTTTCCAGGCCATTAAGCAGATCAAACATTATTTCGGCCTGCTCCTGCCCCTCCTGGCCTGGCTTTTCCCGTTCTGA
- a CDS encoding RagB/SusD family nutrient uptake outer membrane protein, with the protein MKKYIYQLLMIAVLMSIAPGCKKSRLDLVDQSAYAYETYFNNITALNQATIASYATLLHPGLWAREYYYIFDLMGHDAKRASFLLGAEQELGDYSFGTNNANLSSLWGSLYRMIFRTNLVIDRAAAWNPTATVDRAKLNQYLAEVKFLRAYAYFHLVVLWGDVPLYTDYQTTLNNNYLPRTAAADVWKQIEKDLTEAQATAELPVVYPAAELGRATKGAVTALLGKVYLYQKKWAAAQTELEKLMGAPYTYKLDPSYDNVFSTTNQNTPENIFQIMNQQWTDWAIGSPYYMFGNGAEQVGKQTHSGRAMEYGFNDNWKNVYISNAAVKAFTYTHPATGLPYTDPRAKSTFYGTVATGGETVFCQQCPTGPKAYPFDAADPQGDYRWKKYEYYHLVEKYGDPKSPINGQVIRLADVMLMLAEAQIQQNNTGNAPLALIDSVRSRSGAFLYTSLGDKTNAMNILMRERQLELCGEQSRYFDLLRWGIIKQTINAEKAAEPGTGTQPFQDKHLLFPIPDAEKNYNPNVAKAVKNGWN; encoded by the coding sequence ATGAAGAAGTATATATATCAATTGCTGATGATAGCTGTGCTGATGAGCATTGCACCTGGATGTAAGAAATCGCGCCTGGACCTGGTAGATCAGAGCGCCTATGCGTATGAAACTTATTTTAATAATATCACCGCGCTGAACCAGGCCACCATTGCCAGTTACGCCACATTGCTCCATCCCGGGCTATGGGCCAGGGAGTACTACTATATTTTTGATCTGATGGGGCACGATGCCAAACGCGCCAGCTTTTTGCTGGGTGCAGAACAGGAACTGGGCGATTACAGCTTTGGTACCAACAATGCCAATCTTAGCTCGTTATGGGGCTCCCTGTACCGGATGATCTTCAGGACCAACCTGGTGATAGACCGGGCCGCTGCCTGGAACCCTACCGCTACCGTGGATCGCGCCAAGCTGAACCAGTACCTCGCGGAAGTAAAGTTCCTGCGTGCGTATGCTTACTTTCACCTGGTAGTATTATGGGGGGATGTGCCGCTGTACACCGACTATCAAACCACGCTTAATAACAATTATTTACCCCGCACTGCCGCTGCCGATGTGTGGAAGCAAATAGAAAAAGACCTTACAGAAGCACAGGCTACAGCGGAATTACCGGTGGTATACCCCGCCGCGGAATTGGGCAGAGCTACCAAAGGTGCCGTAACGGCCCTGCTTGGCAAGGTATACCTGTACCAGAAAAAATGGGCCGCTGCACAAACGGAACTCGAAAAACTGATGGGGGCACCATACACCTACAAACTTGATCCTTCCTATGACAATGTTTTCAGTACCACCAATCAGAACACGCCTGAAAATATTTTCCAGATCATGAACCAGCAGTGGACAGACTGGGCCATTGGTTCTCCCTATTATATGTTCGGCAACGGTGCGGAACAGGTAGGTAAACAAACACACAGCGGTCGTGCCATGGAGTATGGTTTTAACGATAACTGGAAGAATGTATATATCAGTAACGCGGCCGTTAAAGCATTCACTTATACCCATCCTGCCACCGGCCTGCCCTATACAGATCCCCGTGCCAAATCCACCTTCTACGGCACCGTTGCTACCGGCGGTGAAACCGTTTTCTGCCAGCAATGCCCTACCGGACCAAAAGCGTATCCTTTTGATGCCGCCGATCCACAAGGAGATTATCGCTGGAAGAAATACGAGTATTACCATCTCGTGGAAAAATACGGCGATCCTAAAAGCCCTATCAACGGACAGGTGATCCGCCTCGCAGATGTGATGCTGATGCTGGCCGAAGCACAGATCCAGCAAAACAATACAGGCAATGCACCACTGGCGCTGATAGACAGTGTTCGTTCCCGCTCCGGCGCATTTTTATATACCAGCCTGGGCGATAAAACAAATGCCATGAACATACTCATGCGTGAAAGGCAACTGGAATTATGCGGTGAACAATCCCGTTATTTCGATCTGCTGCGCTGGGGTATCATCAAACAAACCATCAATGCAGAAAAGGCTGCTGAACCAGGAACAGGTACGCAACCTTTCCAGGATAAACATCTTCTATTCCCCATTCCTGATGCAGAAAAAAACTATAATCCTAACGTAGCCAAAGCCGTCAAAAACGGATGGAATTAA
- a CDS encoding FecR family protein, which translates to MINDELLTRFFNDQCTPEEAREVATYLQEHPEVLEKYLPEEEFLQLRENNDLPETVSQQWLKNIHQQTVLANSRTKWAKRLAIAAVTTGVLVAGALLLVNRNDKKAVNITGETAVTIPAEQQERQENTGSKAMTVALPDGSVVQLQPTASIVYNKQFRENRTIYLTGEADFTVAADQLHPFVVYSSELSTTVLGTFFHVKAIPGEDMITVRLNTGKVLVQGVTDKKTVLTPGKELRYYRKTGKTVVANFNTTGTDILVKAGNNGDSHAKPDWYKFNNQPMAQVLDQLSNYYGVAIYYYPSDVTEIYFDGKFEKTDSLEKILTDLTLPNNLKLIRNDSGFIIKKK; encoded by the coding sequence ATGATAAATGATGAATTACTGACACGGTTCTTTAATGATCAATGCACTCCTGAAGAAGCCCGTGAGGTAGCCACGTACCTGCAGGAACACCCGGAGGTGCTGGAGAAATATTTGCCGGAAGAAGAATTTTTGCAATTACGGGAGAACAACGATCTTCCAGAAACTGTTTCCCAACAGTGGCTGAAAAATATTCATCAGCAAACAGTATTGGCCAATAGCCGTACCAAATGGGCTAAACGGCTGGCCATCGCCGCAGTAACAACCGGCGTGCTGGTTGCAGGCGCGCTGCTGCTGGTAAACCGCAATGATAAAAAAGCAGTAAACATTACCGGCGAAACAGCAGTCACCATTCCGGCCGAACAACAGGAACGGCAGGAAAATACCGGCAGCAAAGCCATGACCGTTGCATTACCGGACGGTTCCGTAGTACAGCTGCAACCAACAGCCAGCATAGTATATAATAAACAGTTCAGAGAAAACAGGACCATATACCTGACAGGAGAAGCAGATTTTACAGTAGCAGCCGATCAACTACATCCCTTCGTTGTGTATAGCAGCGAACTATCCACCACCGTTCTGGGTACCTTTTTTCATGTGAAGGCTATTCCCGGGGAAGACATGATCACCGTTCGGCTAAACACCGGTAAAGTATTGGTACAGGGCGTCACTGATAAAAAGACAGTGCTCACTCCCGGCAAGGAGCTTCGTTATTACCGCAAAACCGGGAAAACCGTTGTAGCCAACTTCAATACCACGGGCACGGACATACTGGTAAAAGCAGGAAACAATGGAGACAGCCATGCCAAGCCCGACTGGTATAAGTTTAACAATCAACCAATGGCACAGGTACTCGATCAGCTGAGTAACTATTACGGCGTAGCCATCTATTATTATCCATCAGATGTGACGGAGATCTATTTTGATGGCAAATTTGAAAAGACAGATTCACTGGAGAAGATCCTGACCGACTTAACACTTCCCAATAATCTGAAGCTCATCCGAAACGACAGCGGATTTATTATTAAAAAGAAATAA